A section of the Humulus lupulus chromosome 2, drHumLupu1.1, whole genome shotgun sequence genome encodes:
- the LOC133817548 gene encoding probable WRKY transcription factor 31 translates to MAKGSGLSIDSDPIGFFMHKPTVLNSFEEDFSNHHHNKKISNQNHLIRPASSMDASTIHHERSPPHQTLQFPVNLNCTHHKDSPEPSEENNNRTVIDEMDFFAENRNRDIKPSPAHHHDIVDHHKSFNDLIDFQMNVNTGLNLLTTNTSSDQSMVDDGVSNDAAADDKKPTTELVGLHTEFQRVKSENQRLKNTLSQVTNNYNALQMHLCSLMQSRKSDGKVEDGNHDQYDDQNKLNGSGNEGTVQPVVPRRFMDLGLATNGEAEETSLSSSEERRSESVKNGHGGGGGGDELEKKEVNRALIAREDSPDQSSQAGWAPNKVPRTTSSGSVKDAEQTEATMRKARVSVRARSEAPMIADGCQWRKYGQKMAKGNPCPRAYYRCTMASGCPVRKQVQRCAEDRTILVTTYEGNHSHPLPPPAMAMASTTSSAARMLLSGSMSSSDGIMNSNFLARAILPCSSSMATISASAPFPTVTLDLTQSPNPLHLQKPPQPPQFHFALQQNSSSAPAAAAALLPLFGQAIYNNQSKFSGLQMSSLGQENSLAPATMAARLLGHQSFSSSSPPQSSLSDSVTAATAAIAADPNFTAALAAAITSIISGNHPNNVSNNNNNASNNGNTNATNSNSS, encoded by the exons AAGAAGACTTCAGCAACCACCATCACAACAAGAAGATCAGTAATCAGAACCATCTTATTCGTCCTGCTTCTTCCATGGATGCAAGCACTATTCACCATGAAAggtctcctcctcatcaaactcttcAGTTCCCAGTCAACCTCAATTGCACCCACCACAAAGATTCTCCGGAGCCATCCGAGGAGAATAATAATCGGACCGTCATCGACGAGATGGATTTCTTTGCCGAGAACCGAAACCGGGATATCAAGCCTTCTCCGGCCCATCATCATGATATTGTTGATCATCACAAAAGCTTTAATGATCTAATCGATTTCCAGATGAACGTAAAC ACTGGTTTAAATCTTCTCACAACAAATACCAGTAGTGATCAATCAATGGTGGATGATGGTGTATCAAACGACGCAGCTGCAGACGACAAGAAACCTACAACTGAG CTGGTAGGTCTTCATACTGAGTTTCAACGAGTGAAATCCGAGAACCAGCGATTAAAAAACACGCTTAGCCAAGTGACCAACAACTACAACGCTCTACAGATGCATCTATGCAGCTTAATGCAATCTCGAAAGTCTGATGGAAAAGTAGAAGATGGTAATCATGATCAATATGATGATCAGAATAAGCTCAACGGTAGTGGTAATGAAGGAACAGTACAGCCAGTCGTGCCAAGAAGGTTTATGGATCTTGGGCTCGCCACCAACGGTGAAGCCGAAGAGACCTCGCTGTCTTCATCGGAAGAAAGACGATCGGAGTCAGTCAAAAATGGCCACGGCGGAGGCGGAGGCGGAGATGAGCTCGAAAAGAAGGAAGTCAACCGAGCATTAATTGCGAGAGAAGATAGCCCAGATCAATCGTCTCAAGCTGGTTGGGCTCCAAACAAGGTGCCCAGAACGACGTCGTCTGGTTCTGTCAAAGATGCTGAACAAACTGAAGCTACCATGAGGAAGGCTCGGGTTTCGGTTCGAGCTCGATCGGAGGCACCTATG atTGCTGATGGTTGTCAATGGCGTAAATACGGGCAAAAAATGGCGAAGGGAAACCCATGTCCTCGAGCTTATTATCGATGCACCATGGCTTCTGGCTGCCCAGTTCGAAAGCAA GTACAAAGATGTGCAGAAGATCGAACGATCCTCGTGACAACATACGAAGGCAATCACAGCCATCCATTGCCACCTCCGGCGATGGCGATGGCGTCAACGACATCGTCCGCCGCACGAATGTTGTTATCGGGCTCCATGTCGAGCTCGGACGGCATAATGAACTCGAACTTTCTAGCCAGAGCCATTCTTCCTTGCTCCTCAAGCATGGCCACTATATCAGCCTCAGCTCCATTCCCCACTGTTACATTGGACCTCACTCAATCCCCCAACCCTCTACACCTCCAAAAGCCACCTCAACCGCCTCAGTTCCACTTCGCTTTGCAGCAAAACTCAAGCTCGGCCCCCGCCGCCGCAGCAGCACTACTGCCTCTTTTCGGTCAGGCGATTTATAACAACCAGTCCAAATTCTCTGGCCTTCAAATGTCTTCACTTGGCCAAGAAAATAGTTTGGCTCCAGCAACGATGGCAGCTCGTTTATTAGGTCACCAGTCCTTTTCGTCATCGTCGCCGCCACAGAGTTCTTTGAGTGACAGTGTCACTGCTGCCACCGCGGCCATTGCCGCTGATCCCAACTTTACAGCAGCATTAGCCGCCGCTATCACCTCTATCATTAGTGGAAATCATCCGAATAACGTGAGTAACAACAATAACAATGCCAGCAATAATGGAAATACCAATGCTACTAATAGCAACAGCAGCTAG